In the genome of Canis lupus familiaris isolate Mischka breed German Shepherd chromosome 17, alternate assembly UU_Cfam_GSD_1.0, whole genome shotgun sequence, the window CAAAAAGTTGTGGGTTTTGCTTTTAATCTTATTCCTCAGCAAAACCTGTTAATTTTACCTGCAAAATATAATCCTAATTCAACATATCTAACTATCACCATTATTATCGCTGTATTCAAATCTAAAATGTCTAGACTTCTTAGTGGCTCTCACATTTCAGCATTCATCAGAATCACCCAGCAGATCACATTACTGAGGActgaaattttcacttttttaaaaaagtatttgagagcacaagcagggggagcagcagagggagagggagaagcaggctctctgctgaccCCAGGATGCTCTGAACTGAAGGCatcctaactgattgagccacccatgcactcGTGAAATTTTCACTTAATAAATTATCAGGTAATGCTAAGGCTGCGGATCTGGAGATCAGACTTCAGGATCTATGACAACCTAGGATCTATGATCCACTAAGCAATCAGAGTAATGTTTAAGGTTAATGACGTCATATTATGCACATCCCTGCCTAAAACAATCCAAGAGTTCCCCAAAAAACAAGAACGGTCAAGCCAATGAACCTCCTTTTCACTTTCCCAGCCATATGGGGCTTTCTGCTCCTCTAGCATTTCACACTCTTTCTTGTTTCAGAAATTACCCATATATTGTTCCCATTGTGAAAATAGCCTTTAAATCGGATACATTTTTCTGAGTAGCAATTAATGGAAAAAATCACTATTACCACATATTAAAGAGATTTTGTGGGATTTGGttaacagaggcagagagaaggcatTAAGGATTAAACCCCCAAAATCAGCTTCGATTTTCCTAAAGGAAGGATTTTCATATAGATGATATACAGGCAGGTGCCAGTTAATCGAGGAAATGTACTCGATTTGTTGGAAACAAATGCAAAGTTATCACTTTTTTGCATACACCTCGGATACCCATTGGTGCAAGATTTAAGAACCACCACCATTTTACCACTGGGAATACCATACGAGTGGTTTTATCCCGAAAGCTTTATCTTGCAGAAGTTAATCAACACCGCCTTTCTCAGTTTGGCAATAGTGTACATGCTCACCGGTACGCAGCATAGACAAAGCCAGTTTCAGAAAATCATCTCGGACAACCACAACATAACCTACACCCCATTAACGTTTTCACCCAGAACTTAAACTATTTCGTCgccaaactgaaaaaaagagacagatatTTGAAGTTAACAAGCATATATTTAACGTACGGGAAGAGAAATCCAAAAGCCAAAGTAGGAACACCTTCACAAAGTACGTGAACAGCTCCTTTCGGCGAGAACGTGGGtggctctgaaaagagcctttggAGTCAGGCGGCCGGCGACCCCGGCGGGCGCCGCGTCCCGGCAGGGACTCACTTGGAGCTGGTGTACTTGGTGACGGCCTTGGTGCCCTCGGACACGGCGTGCTTGGCCAGCTCGCCGGGCAGCAGCAGGCGCACGGCCGTCTGGATCTCCCGGGAGGTGATGGTGGAGCGCTTGTTGTAATGCGCCAGGCGGGAGGCCTCGCCGGCGATGCGCTCGAAGATGTCGTTGACGAACGAGTTCATGATGCCCATGGCCTTGGACGAGATGCCGGTGTCGGGGTGCACCTGCTTCAGCACCTTGTACACGTAGATGGAGTAGCTCTCCTTGCGGCTGCGCTTGCGCTTCTTGCCGTCCTTCTTCTGGGCCTTGGTGACCGCTTTCTTGGAGCCCTTCTTGGGCGCGGGAGCGGATTTCGCCGGCTCGGGCATGGCGGGAAGCACAAGCAAACGGCGGGCACACGGGAGAAGGGACGCCGCCACCGCCGTCAGGCCCAAGCTACCGGAAGCGCCTCGGTACTTAAAGAGGCCGTAGGCAAATTAAGGTTCTGCTTACGCCGCGTCGTGATTCGCGAGTTTTCAGCGGCGCTCCAGCGAGGGGGACGAGATTATGTAAATGAACGGATGCTGGCTGAGCCACCCTATTGGTCGAACGGACAAAGCTCTGCTTTAGCCAATCGCAGTGCTCCGCAGACAATCCCGGTTCTGCCTATAAAAGGGTGAAGTGGCGGACTCTGGGGCGACTTTCTCGGTCGTCGAGCGGGAGGTGTTTGCAGTGAGCGTCGCTGTCATGTCTGGTCGTGGCAAA includes:
- the H2BC19 gene encoding histone H2B type 2-E, giving the protein MPEPAKSAPAPKKGSKKAVTKAQKKDGKKRKRSRKESYSIYVYKVLKQVHPDTGISSKAMGIMNSFVNDIFERIAGEASRLAHYNKRSTITSREIQTAVRLLLPGELAKHAVSEGTKAVTKYTSSK